AGACGCCCGAGTTGATGAGGAAGTTTGGAGAGTTTGTGAATTCTTTAGGCGGAAAATACATCACTGCTGAAGATGTGGGCATGGAAACTGCCGATATGGATACCGTACGCGAGGTAACCCCTTATGTTACGGGTATCTCTGAAGCTAAAGGTGGTGCCGGTAACCCTTCTCCTGTGACAGCTTACGGGGTGTATATGGGAATGAAAGCGGCAGCAAAGTTTAGATATGGAAGCGATGATTTACAGGGTAGATCTGTTCTTGTACAGGGAATAGGCCACGTAGGTGAAGCCCTGGTAGATTATCTGGCTAAGGAAGGTGCAAATGTGGTTATAAGTGATATTAATCAGCAGAAATTAACTGAAGTTCGGGATCGCTATAACGCAACCATCTATGGTGGTGATGATGTGTATGGTGCAGATGTTGATATCTACGCCCCCTGTGCCCTGGGAGCTACAATAAACGACCAGACTATTGAGAGGTTCAAGGCCTCAATTATTGCAGGAGCTGCAAACAACCAGCTGGCCGATGATGCAAAGCACGGGCTCATTCTTAGGGAAAAGGGGATTGTGTATGCGCCCGATTTTCTTATCAACGCCGGAGGTATCATCAATGTTTATGCTGAACTTGAGGGCTACGGAAGAAAAGAGATCATGGAGAAGACGCAGAATATCTACAACACGACCCTTGAGATCCTGGATGCAGCCGAAGCTAACAACATCTCTACGCACGAAGCTGCTCTTAAGGTGGCACAGCAAAGAATCAGCGACAGAAAAAATCGCAAATAACCCCAGTGATTTTTTAATTAAATAGTATTTTTGCCGGGCGAAAGGAAAAAACCTTTCGCCCTAATTTTTTAAAGTTCTTTTACAGCTATGTTGACCAGAAGACATATCAGGGTTAAAGTAATGCAGTCTCTGTATGCCTATTCCCAGAGCGAAAATGACAACCTGAAGACAGAAGAGAAGTTTCTGCTCAAGAGTATGGATGAGATGTACGATCTTTATCTTTTACTGTTAGATTTAATCGTGGAAATTAAAGACCATGCCGAAGATTACCTTGAAAAGGCTCAGCAAAAACACCTGCCTTCTGAAGAAGATGTAGACCCCAACCGCAAGTTCGTCAACAATGAGTTGATCGCGCAGCTTAAGCAAAACAGGTCGCTCAATATAGCCCTAGAAGGCCGAAAGCTCAATAACTGGAAGAACGACGACGAATACGTTGAAATTTTGTGGTCTGAGATCAGGAATAGTGATCTTTACAAAAACTACATGGCTACCCGCACTTCCAGTTTCAAAGAAGACAAAGAATTTGGCATAGCCATCTTCAGGGAGATCATTGCACCAAACGACAAGCTTTACGATTATCTCGAAGATAAAAAGATCACCTGGGTTGATGACCTTCCACTGGTGAATACAGCCATTGTAAAAATGCTTCAGAAAGCATCGGCAGGAAAAGACCAGGCTTTAACCAGGCTTTTTAAAAGTTCAGATGACCGCGATTATGCCGTGGAGCTCTTCAGAAAAACTTTGCTTAATGACACCAGCCTGGCCAAAGAAATGGAAGGCAAGACGCCCAATTGGGACAAAGAAAGGATAGCCGATCTGGATACTATCCTCATTAAAATGGCCATCTGTGAGTTCCTGAAATTCCCGTCTATCCCGGTAAAGGTTACTATTAACGAATATTTAGAAATTGCCAAGGAATACAGTACTCCTAAAAGTAGTATTTTTATTAACGGAGTTCTTGATAAGTTATCTAAGGAATACAGTGAGAACAGTAAGCTCAATAAAATGGGCAGAGGCCTTATGTAGTCCTGCAAAATTTTTTAATTTTATCCACTTTAACTATAAATTGTAAATCATGAAAAAAGGAATTTTTTTACTGGCATTAATTGCTGCGTTCAATTTCACTTCCTGTAAGGACAATGCATCTGATAAGGTTCAGGCAGAGAACGTAGAAGAAGCAGCACTGCGCGATTCACAGGATGTTGTTTATCCTGAACTCACTTTTGAGCAAACAGAGCATGACTTTGGAACCATCGCACAGGGAACTAACGTAGAACACACTTTTACCTTTACCAATACCGGGAAAGCACCCCTTGTGATCACAAACGCTTCCAGCTCTTGTGGATGTACAGTTCCTACCTGGACAAAAGAACCTATCGCTCCGGGAGAAACAGGAGAAATGCTTGTTAAGTTCAACGGTAGCGGTCAAAACCAGGTTACAAAAACAGTAAATATCACAGCTAATACCGAAGCCGGGAAAGAGCAAATTAAAATCAAAGCTTTTGTAGAGCCTAAGGCACAGTCTTAAGCATAACCAAGAGCAAGAAAACCATCTATGGATCAATTAGCCCAGTTTGCCCCAATTATTTTAATGTTCATTGTGGTGTATTTTTTTATGATACGTCCCCAAATGAACCGTGCCAAGAAAGAAAAACAATTTTCTTCTGAACTTAAAAGAGGAGACAGAGTTGTTACAAAAAGCGGAATGCACGGTAAAATAGTTGATTTTAGCGATAAGCTTAATGCAGTAATAATAGAAACCGGAGCCGGAAAGATCACTTTTGACCGCTCTTCCATTTCAATGGAAATGAGTCAGAAGCTCAACGAACCCGCGAAGGAAACAAAATAATTCCATCAGGAATTAAAATCAAAAAGCTCCTGTGCAGCAGCACAGGAGCTTTTTTTGCTCTAAACTTAAGCCCGCTTAACTAAAATTTTTCTGAAATGGCTGAAGGTGATTGGATTGAACTCTGCGAGTCAGCACAAGGTGGTTTTGTTAATGCTGCTGCTCTTGAAGCCTCACAACATTAGCTTCGAAAAATGGCATTTTTGAAAGGTATTTCAGGCTTTTACCTGGATCTTGCAGCATGGGTATTTCAGAAAAAATAAGTGGGGCAGGGGCTTCTGAGAGGATTTTTACACGCCTGGGAAGCGGGAACAAAAAAAGCTGTCTAAAAAACCCTGCAACGTCATTCTGAAATTTCAGCAGGACGAAAAAATTTGGGTTTTAAAGACAGCCTTTATTTTTTAGCTGAAGTATTTTAAGCCTGGGAAGCTGAATCTTCTTCAGCTTTTTTCTCCAGTTCCCTGCGCTCCTTCAAAAACTCCTCCAGACTTTTTCCGTAGAGGGATTCTTTTACTTCGGGGGTAAGGGATTTGTAAATAGTGTCGAGGTATTTGATGTTGGCATCGTACACTTCAGAAATAGCGAGGTAAGGCGCTATTTCAAGATCTTTGTTGTTAATCGCAAAGTTTACGGTAAACAGGTACTTCCTTCTTAGCAGCTGGTCATATTCAGCATTGGCCGAGTCTAGAGACGCAGCGTTCTCTTCCTGCTGCGCGATGATGCTCTCCTGGATAAGTTCAAGGTTACGGCTGTTAAACCTGCTCATCATCTTCTGGTACTCCATAAGCTTCTTTTGGTTCTCAGACCCTTCAATAATGGCATCTGCTTCAAATTGCTTAAGAGTGGTATTGATGATCATCTCCCCGGGTTCAGCAAAGAACATTACCCGGTCATCGTAAATGTTGTTGTCTTTTTTGTTGAGGTACAGGTACAGTATCTGGGGGCTCTCAATGGAAGCTTCAAAGGCAAAAGTCTCATTTCCCGTCATTGCTACGGAATCCAGGGTGACCAGGCTGGTGTCCTGAACCTTTTGCAGGTAGAGGGTTCCTTTTTTAAGCCCCTGGACTTTCCCGGTGATGCTGAGGTTTTTTTCTTCTTCAGAAGAACAGGCTGCCAGTAAAAGAGTGGCAAGCACTAATAATGCTATTTTTTTCATTTAAATCAGGTGTAATAGAATGTGCGCAAATATGCTAAAAATATCTTTTTGTCACTTAGCTTCCGGCAGCGATCTGCATTAAAATGGTACTCAAAATAGCCCCGTAAGTTCCCACTACATATCCAAAGACAGCCAGTAGTACCCCTACGGTTGCCAGAGAAGGGTGAAAGGCGGCCGCAACTACGGGCGCAGATGCCGCTCCCCCTACGTTTGCCTGGCTTCCCACGGCCAGGAAGAAGTAAGGAGCTTTGATGAGTTTGGCCACAAGGATAAGCAGGCCGGCGTGGATTCCCATCCAAATTAGCCCTATCCCAATAAGCCCCGGATTGTCAAAAACCATGGTGAGGTCCATTTTCATACCAATGGTGGCCACAAGGAAATAGATAAAAACACTTCCCAGTTTACTTGCCCCTGCACCTTCATATTCTTTTGCGCGGGTAAAGGAAAGCATAATACCAATGGCGGTTGCAATACTAATCATCCAGAAAAAGGAAGATGCAAAAGAAGATAAAGCCGATTTATTATCCCTAAAGGCTTCAAAGTTAGATGACAGTAAACCTGCAATTCCATCGGCGCTCCAGTGGGCAAATCCAACTGCACCAAAAGCCAGTGCCAGCATGATCATAAGGTCTGGGAGCGAAGGATTGCGGGTAACACTTTCGGCGTAGGCGGTCACTTTTTTCTTCAGGCTTTCTATAGCCGAATTATCGGCACGCAGCCAATTATCGATCTTGTCACTTTTGCCAATTCCCATTAGGAGTATGGCCATCCAGAGGTTGGCCACCACAATATCAACCAGCACCATTCCGCCGTAAAGGTCGGGGTTGTATTCAAAAATTTCGAGCATGGCTGCCTGGTTGGCACCACCTCCAATCCAGCTTCCGGCCAGGGTGGAGAGCCCCCTCCAAACTGCATCGGGGCCAACGCCTCCCACAGTTTCGGGCGAGAAGGCAGAGATGATAAGTATGGCAATAGGTCCGCCAATGATGATCCCTATGGTTCCTGTAAAGAACATGATGAGTGCTTTTGGGCCCAGGTTAAAAATGGCTTTGAGGTCGATGCTCAAAGTCATTAAAACCAGAGAAGCCGGCAGTAAATAACGGCTTGCCACAAAGTACAGATTGGAAGTTTCGTCTGAAATTATGTTCAGGGAGTTGAGTATGGCCGGGATGAGGTAACACATCAACAGTGCCGGCACCACTTTGTAGAATTTATACCAGAAACCTTCTTTTTTGGAAGAAGTGAGGAATACAAAACCTAATGACAGCATTAGAAGCCCTAAGACTATGGCATCATTGGTAAAAATGGGAAGATTGTCCATAAATTGCCTTTAAAAAGGTGGCAAAATACGACTTTTAGAAGTGTCTTAAAAATTATTAAAAATTAGTTAAGCTTAAATATTTCCTGCAGGCTTTTGGCCACCCCGTCTTCAGTATTATGATGGGTTACCTGCCGTGCAATTTCAAGGATTTCGGGTTTGGCATTTCCTACTGCAATTCCCATTCCGGCTGCCTTCAGCATTTCAAAATCGTTAAAATTGTCTCCAAAAGCAATGGTTTCTTCCAAAGAATAATGGAAATGAGTTTTTAGCAGGTAATTCACCGCCGTAAGCTTTGAAACTTCTTTGTTGGTAACTTCCAGATAGGTGTCTTTAGACCGGTACAGGTGCAACCGGTCATTATACCTCTCAAAAAGGTGCTTTTCAACCGCATTTATTTTTTCGGCCGTCCCCATGCACATGATCTTGTGAGCTCCTGTTTTGGCGGGTTCCCAGGCTTTAAGCACATCGTTTATGGGTTTGACCTGCGGCGTTACCCGGGTATTGTTTTCTTCCCTTTTTGCCCATTCATCCATTTGCGGCACATACCAGTCGGTGCCGTTGTAGAGGCTAAGGTGGCATGCTGTGTTTTGGTTGAAATTGTGGAGGTCATCAATAATTTTCCACGGAATTTCTTTAGAGCCCAGAGGTTTCCCGTTTATATAGATAAGGGCGCCGTTATAGCAAATGAGGGGTTGGTGAGCAATATTCAATTCTTCCTGAAGGTGTGTCATGGCCTGGGGCATTCGGGAAGAAATAAGCACAACCGGAAGGTCTTCAGGGAGTTTTCCAAAGACCTCGAGGGTGAGTTGCGATAATTTTCGGTCTTTGTTCAGCAGGGTTCCGTCAATATCGGAAAAGATGATCTTATATTTCATTCTGTATAAAAAATACGACAGCCGGGGCTGAAGGTGTGGGCTTGTAAAAGTAGTATTTCCGCATAGTCTTTACAAGCTTTCCAAAAATGGCAAATTGGGGCAGGATTTTTGAAGAAGACTCAAATAGTAACCGCCTTTTTCTATCTTTACACACCCAAAAATTCAACTTATATGAAAATTTATTTACTTGTTACTGCCTTTCTTTTTTCCAGTTTTAGTTTTGCTTCCGAAAATGATTGGGGGAGAACGGGACACCGTGCTACGGGAGAAGTGGCAGAGCAGCATTTGAGCAAAAAAGCCAAAGCCAAGGTGCGGGAGCTGCTAGACGGGATGAACCTGGCTTTTGTGTCTACTTATGGTGATGATATTAAGAGCGACCCGGCCTATCGCAAATACAGTCCGTGGCATTATGTAAACCTTGAGCCGGGAGAGACAGCCTATACCAAAGAAAAGGCCAATCCCGAAGGAGACCTGGTGCAGGGAATTAATACTGCCATTTCAGTTTTAAAAGATAAGAAGGCCTCTAAGGAAGAAAAAGAATTCCACCTGAAGTTGCTCGTACACTGGTTAGGAGATTTACACCAGCCTATGCACGCCGGGCGTGGTGAAGATAAAGGCGGAAACGACATACAGGTAAGATGGTTTGGAAGCGGTTCAAACCTTCACCGGGTTTGGGACAGCGAAATGATCAATGACTTTGACATGAGCTATACCGAACTTGCCCATAATACCGACAGGCTGTCAAAGGAAGAGATCAGCAGGATTCAGGAAGGTTCTGTGCTGGACTGGATGTATGAGTCAAAAGAACTTGCCAACAGGGTTTATGATTCGGTTGAGGTAGGCGAGAAGCTGGGCTACCAGTACATGTACGAGTGGTTTCCAGTGGTTCATGACCAGATCCAGAAAGGCGGTATAAGGCTGGCAGCGATACTAAACGATATCTATAAATAAGACTTTGCCGCATTAGACAGGGGCTGTCTTGAAAGTTATTTCAGTTTTTTCTGAAGTTAAGTTATCACCTGAAATCTTAAAATTCTGATGATAGCTTCAGCTAAACCGGAATCTGCTTTTAAGGCAGCTTTTTTTATGCATAAAACTTCCGAAGTAAAGCTTTAACAGAGTTTTAATATTTTTAAGAAATATTTTGAAATCTGTTGCATAAGATGCTAAAAATAAATAATTTGGCTCTCCCCCATTTATTGAACTTAACACATCGCAGAATTGAACGCAAAAACCGCTTCTCTTTGCCTGGCCATACTGGTTTTTGGATTTTCCTTTTCTCAATCTGAAGAAAAGATATCAGTAGACAGCATTCAGAAGCTGTTGGATCTGTCTACCGATGCCATGTACGAGTACGAGTACAGCAAAGCCATTGACTATTCCCTTCGCTTAATACAACTGGCCGAAAAAAAGGAGGATTACTATAACCTCTATCACGGTTACAACAATTTGGGGATCACCTATGATGAACTGCTGGATAGTGTGAGGGCCAGGCAGAACTATGAAAAAGCCTTAAAATATGCCGAACTTGTAAACAACGATACCCTGTTGTGGTGGGCTTATAACAACCTTGGCAATATATTTACTTCTAATAAGAACACGATTGAACAGGGTTTTGCCTACTATGACAAAGCCATAGCAGCCGCTTCTCACTTAAATGACCCCGACAGCAGGGCCACGCCTTTGCTCAATAAAGGCTGGACCTATCTTGATTTGAAGAAGTACGATGAAGCCTACCCATACCTGCTCAAAGTTGAAAAGATCATTGAAGATTACAATGATCCTTTTATACATACTCAGTTAGCTTCCCTTTTTGGGATGTACCATTCGGGAAAGAATAATTATGAAACTGCTAAAGATTATTTCGAGGAAGCAATAAGGATTGCCGAAAAAGATTCCCTCATTTACGATGCGGTTACCGCTTATGACGGATATGCGAAACTGCAGTTCAAAAATGGCAAATTTGAAGAGGCTTACAAGGCGCTGGAAAAATACGTAAAGTACGATGCGTTGCTGTTTGAAAAGGAAAAACTAAGGCAAATGGAAGCTGCCCAGGCCCGTTTTGAGACCCAGCAATACCGGGAGAACCTGGAGACCGCCAAAAGGGAACAGCAGTATAAAGACCAGGTAATCGAAAAGTCTGAACAGATTACCGCCATCATGCTCATTTCCATCACGCTCATGCTCCTGTTCATTTTACTGCTGGTTAAGAACAACAGGTCAAGAAAGAAGCTCATCTGGGAACTAAAGGAGAAAAATAACGAACTGTTTAGGGCAAAAGAAGAGGCCGAGCGGCTGTCTCATTTAAAGAGCCGGTTCTTCTCTACGGTGAGTCACGAACTCAGAACCCCGCTGTATGGGGTGGTGGGCCTTACTTCTTTGTTGCTGGAAGACAACAACGATAAAAAACTGGAAAGCGACCTCAAATCGCTTAAATTCTCTGCCGATTATCTTCTGGCTTTGATCAACGATGTCTTGCAGATGAATAAGATGGAATCGCGCCTGGTTGCTCTTGAAAATACGCCCTTTAATATTTACGGGCTTATGAAGGGCATAGTCAAATCTTTCGAGTTCACGCGGCATCAAAACAACAATACGGTAGAGCTACAGTTAAGCGACAACATTCCTCATAAGCTTATTGGAGATTCTGTACGGCTTTCCCAGATCATCATGAACCTTGTTGGGAATGGAGTAAAATTCACAGAACGTGGGAAGGTTTGGATCAAAGCCGACTGCAAAAGTTGTGAAAACGGAAAATGTCTTATCTACTTTGAAGTGGGCGATACGGGAATGGGGATCCCTGAAAATAAACAGCAGGAAATATTTGAAGAATTTTCCCAGTTACAGGCCAATAACTATAGTTATCAGGGAACGGGGCTGGGGCTGCCTATTGTAAAGAACCTACTGAAATTATTCGGTTCTGAAATTTATCTGAAAAGTAAGGAAGGAGAAGGTTCGGTCTTTAGTTTTGAGATCCTTTTTGAGCAGGCCGAAGCTGAAGAAAGCCTAGCCGAACCCGGGACTTCTGAAGTGTCTGAAGAAAGCGTACTAAAAAAGGCCCTCATCGTAGATGATAACCGAATAAACCAGGTGGTGACCCGGCGGATCC
This Salinimicrobium tongyeongense DNA region includes the following protein-coding sequences:
- a CDS encoding DUF819 family protein — its product is MDNLPIFTNDAIVLGLLMLSLGFVFLTSSKKEGFWYKFYKVVPALLMCYLIPAILNSLNIISDETSNLYFVASRYLLPASLVLMTLSIDLKAIFNLGPKALIMFFTGTIGIIIGGPIAILIISAFSPETVGGVGPDAVWRGLSTLAGSWIGGGANQAAMLEIFEYNPDLYGGMVLVDIVVANLWMAILLMGIGKSDKIDNWLRADNSAIESLKKKVTAYAESVTRNPSLPDLMIMLALAFGAVGFAHWSADGIAGLLSSNFEAFRDNKSALSSFASSFFWMISIATAIGIMLSFTRAKEYEGAGASKLGSVFIYFLVATIGMKMDLTMVFDNPGLIGIGLIWMGIHAGLLILVAKLIKAPYFFLAVGSQANVGGAASAPVVAAAFHPSLATVGVLLAVFGYVVGTYGAILSTILMQIAAGS
- a CDS encoding DUF1573 domain-containing protein; translated protein: MKKGIFLLALIAAFNFTSCKDNASDKVQAENVEEAALRDSQDVVYPELTFEQTEHDFGTIAQGTNVEHTFTFTNTGKAPLVITNASSSCGCTVPTWTKEPIAPGETGEMLVKFNGSGQNQVTKTVNITANTEAGKEQIKIKAFVEPKAQS
- the yajC gene encoding preprotein translocase subunit YajC, with product MDQLAQFAPIILMFIVVYFFMIRPQMNRAKKEKQFSSELKRGDRVVTKSGMHGKIVDFSDKLNAVIIETGAGKITFDRSSISMEMSQKLNEPAKETK
- a CDS encoding Cof-type HAD-IIB family hydrolase yields the protein MKYKIIFSDIDGTLLNKDRKLSQLTLEVFGKLPEDLPVVLISSRMPQAMTHLQEELNIAHQPLICYNGALIYINGKPLGSKEIPWKIIDDLHNFNQNTACHLSLYNGTDWYVPQMDEWAKREENNTRVTPQVKPINDVLKAWEPAKTGAHKIMCMGTAEKINAVEKHLFERYNDRLHLYRSKDTYLEVTNKEVSKLTAVNYLLKTHFHYSLEETIAFGDNFNDFEMLKAAGMGIAVGNAKPEILEIARQVTHHNTEDGVAKSLQEIFKLN
- a CDS encoding S1/P1 nuclease; the encoded protein is MKIYLLVTAFLFSSFSFASENDWGRTGHRATGEVAEQHLSKKAKAKVRELLDGMNLAFVSTYGDDIKSDPAYRKYSPWHYVNLEPGETAYTKEKANPEGDLVQGINTAISVLKDKKASKEEKEFHLKLLVHWLGDLHQPMHAGRGEDKGGNDIQVRWFGSGSNLHRVWDSEMINDFDMSYTELAHNTDRLSKEEISRIQEGSVLDWMYESKELANRVYDSVEVGEKLGYQYMYEWFPVVHDQIQKGGIRLAAILNDIYK
- a CDS encoding DUF4369 domain-containing protein, which codes for MKKIALLVLATLLLAACSSEEEKNLSITGKVQGLKKGTLYLQKVQDTSLVTLDSVAMTGNETFAFEASIESPQILYLYLNKKDNNIYDDRVMFFAEPGEMIINTTLKQFEADAIIEGSENQKKLMEYQKMMSRFNSRNLELIQESIIAQQEENAASLDSANAEYDQLLRRKYLFTVNFAINNKDLEIAPYLAISEVYDANIKYLDTIYKSLTPEVKESLYGKSLEEFLKERRELEKKAEEDSASQA
- a CDS encoding tetratricopeptide repeat-containing hybrid sensor histidine kinase/response regulator; translation: MNAKTASLCLAILVFGFSFSQSEEKISVDSIQKLLDLSTDAMYEYEYSKAIDYSLRLIQLAEKKEDYYNLYHGYNNLGITYDELLDSVRARQNYEKALKYAELVNNDTLLWWAYNNLGNIFTSNKNTIEQGFAYYDKAIAAASHLNDPDSRATPLLNKGWTYLDLKKYDEAYPYLLKVEKIIEDYNDPFIHTQLASLFGMYHSGKNNYETAKDYFEEAIRIAEKDSLIYDAVTAYDGYAKLQFKNGKFEEAYKALEKYVKYDALLFEKEKLRQMEAAQARFETQQYRENLETAKREQQYKDQVIEKSEQITAIMLISITLMLLFILLLVKNNRSRKKLIWELKEKNNELFRAKEEAERLSHLKSRFFSTVSHELRTPLYGVVGLTSLLLEDNNDKKLESDLKSLKFSADYLLALINDVLQMNKMESRLVALENTPFNIYGLMKGIVKSFEFTRHQNNNTVELQLSDNIPHKLIGDSVRLSQIIMNLVGNGVKFTERGKVWIKADCKSCENGKCLIYFEVGDTGMGIPENKQQEIFEEFSQLQANNYSYQGTGLGLPIVKNLLKLFGSEIYLKSKEGEGSVFSFEILFEQAEAEESLAEPGTSEVSEESVLKKALIVDDNRINQVVTRRILEKRHFECKVAGDGYEAIEILKNEKFGLVLMDVNMPGLSGMETTKRIREFNSSIPVIALTAVEIQEMRDEIMISGMSDIIVKPYDIPTFFSTIYRNLKLTVDSEAE
- the nusB gene encoding transcription antitermination factor NusB, producing the protein MLTRRHIRVKVMQSLYAYSQSENDNLKTEEKFLLKSMDEMYDLYLLLLDLIVEIKDHAEDYLEKAQQKHLPSEEDVDPNRKFVNNELIAQLKQNRSLNIALEGRKLNNWKNDDEYVEILWSEIRNSDLYKNYMATRTSSFKEDKEFGIAIFREIIAPNDKLYDYLEDKKITWVDDLPLVNTAIVKMLQKASAGKDQALTRLFKSSDDRDYAVELFRKTLLNDTSLAKEMEGKTPNWDKERIADLDTILIKMAICEFLKFPSIPVKVTINEYLEIAKEYSTPKSSIFINGVLDKLSKEYSENSKLNKMGRGLM
- a CDS encoding Glu/Leu/Phe/Val family dehydrogenase — its product is MKVDVLKANELKKAAPVFGQLSFDDHEQVVFCNDKDTGLKAIIGIHNTVLGPALGGTRMWNYSSEWDALNDVLRLSRGMTFKSAVTGLNLGGGKAVIIGDAKTQKTPELMRKFGEFVNSLGGKYITAEDVGMETADMDTVREVTPYVTGISEAKGGAGNPSPVTAYGVYMGMKAAAKFRYGSDDLQGRSVLVQGIGHVGEALVDYLAKEGANVVISDINQQKLTEVRDRYNATIYGGDDVYGADVDIYAPCALGATINDQTIERFKASIIAGAANNQLADDAKHGLILREKGIVYAPDFLINAGGIINVYAELEGYGRKEIMEKTQNIYNTTLEILDAAEANNISTHEAALKVAQQRISDRKNRK